From uncultured Roseateles sp., the proteins below share one genomic window:
- a CDS encoding TIGR00645 family protein yields MTQPTPADRKLRPLPNLIFMSRWLQLPLYLGLILAQGVYVFHFWVELVHLIEAALGDAHALSSLIHSLGYKGAAILDAAGHTVGYEPIEKLSETVIMLVVLGLIDVVMISNLLIMVIVGGYETFVSRMHLEGHPDQPEWLSHVNASVLKVKLSTAIIGISSIHLLKTFINAANYDEKTLMWQTLIHLTFLLSALAIAGTDRLLAGSHAVSHPKH; encoded by the coding sequence ATGACCCAGCCCACGCCCGCTGACCGAAAACTGCGCCCGCTGCCCAACCTGATCTTCATGAGCCGCTGGCTGCAGCTGCCGCTGTATCTGGGGCTGATACTGGCGCAGGGCGTGTATGTGTTCCATTTCTGGGTGGAGTTGGTGCATCTGATCGAGGCGGCGCTGGGCGACGCCCACGCGCTGAGCAGCCTGATCCACAGCCTGGGCTACAAGGGAGCGGCGATTCTGGACGCGGCCGGCCACACGGTGGGCTACGAGCCGATCGAGAAGCTCAGCGAGACCGTCATCATGCTGGTGGTGCTGGGCCTGATCGACGTGGTGATGATCTCCAACCTGCTGATCATGGTCATCGTCGGCGGCTACGAGACCTTCGTCTCGCGCATGCACCTGGAAGGCCACCCGGATCAGCCGGAGTGGCTGAGCCATGTCAACGCCTCGGTGCTGAAGGTCAAGCTGTCCACCGCCATCATCGGCATCAGCTCGATCCATCTGCTGAAGACCTTCATCAACGCCGCCAACTACGACGAGAAGACGCTGATGTGGCAGACCTTGATCCATCTGACCTTCCTGCTGTCGGCGCTGGCGATTGCTGGCACCGACCGGCTGCTGGC